The nucleotide window TGGCCGATGATTTCGAGCCTCACGTTGCTGCGATGCAACTCTGCCGCCTCATTCTTGAGGTAACGAGCGAGATACTTCATGAGCATGTCCACCTCGTCCTTGGGGCGATTCCAGTTCTCGACCGAGAAGGCGTAGAGGGTCAGGTACTTGATCCCAATCTCGCCGGCCACCTTGACGATGGCGCGAACCGACTCCGCTCCCTGCCGATGTCCCTCAACCCGCGGCAAGTTACGAGCCTTCGCCCAACGTCCGTTGCCGTCCATGATGACGGCGACGTGACGCGGTAGAACTGCCAGGGCCTGAGGGCTAAGAACGGGAGTTGGTGCGCTCATGTCGATGTAAGTTAGTACGGACCATCGTCATAAATCGACAATTATTGAGCATGGGCGTTCAGATCCGAGCGACTCCTCCGGCGTACGGAGTTCCCACTTCAGTGGGGGAACCGTCCGGCGTTTCTACTGAGGTGAGTCGCTTATGCGGGTGTGTCCGTTGAAACCTACAGCCTGCCTCCCATTCGCAGCCACCTCCGCTTAAAACCCAATCCATGCAGTAGGGCGGCATGCGGTTGCGCAGCAGGTTTTTGCGAAAACCGAGGCGTGAGAAGCGAGCGTATTGAGCGAAATACGTAAGCGACGAACAACGAAGGATTTCGCAAAAAGATCAAGCAAACGCGTGCTGAACGACTGCATGGATTGGGTTAAAAGCGGAACTCCATACGGGGAGTGGACTCTCCGGCGTACGGAGTTCCCACTTCAGTTGGGGAACCGTCCGGCGTTTCTACTGAGCTGAGTGGCTTATGTGGGTGTGTCCGTTGAAACCTACAGCTTCTTTCCCATTCGCAGCCACCTCCGCTTAAAAGCGGAACTCCATACGGGGAGCGGCCCCTCCGGCGTACGGAGTTCCCACTTCAGTGGGGGAACTGTTCGGCATTTCTAATGATGTGATTGGCTTATGTGGGTGTGTCCGTCGAAACCTCCAACCTCTCTCCCATTCGCAGCCACCTCCGCTTAAAAGCGGAACTCCTTACGGGGAGTGGACTCTCCGGCGTATGGAGTTCCTGCTTTAGCAGGGGAACCGTCCGGCGTTTCTAATGATCCGAGTGGTTTACGAGGGTGTACCTGTCGAAACCTCCAACCTCTCTCCCATTCGCAGCCACCTCCGCTTAAAAGCGGAACTCCGTACAGGGAGCGGCCCCTCCGGCGTACGGAGTTCCCACTTCAGTGGGGGAACTGTTCGGCATTTCTAATGATGTGGGTGGTTTACAAGGATGTACCCATTGAAACCTCCGGCCTGCCTCCCACTCGCAGCCACCTCCGCTTGAAAGCGGAACTCCTTACGGGGGATACGCCGTTCCGAGGTGTACAATCTCCAGTTTTGGCATTGCGTAGATTCCGAATTCAGCTTAGCCCTTCTGCTCATGAGCACTCCACCCACCCCAGACCCGCTCGCTCAGATCAAGGAATTGCTCTTCCGAGGCGAGAAAATCGAGGCCATCAAGCTGTTTCGGGAGCATATGAAGTGTGGGCTGGCGGAAGCCAAGTCCGCCGTGGATAAGCTGGAATCGGAACTGAGAGCGCAATACCCAGAGCGATTCACGGCAGCAGACAAGAAAGGTTGTCTGGGAGTGCTGATCTTCGGTGGGATTGTTGCAGGAATTCTGACGGCTGGAGTGTGGCGCGTGGGCCCATTCTGACCACTCAGACTGGGTTTCCTCACCCCGACTCGGAGTCGGGGTGGCTGGTGCTAGGGCGCCAATCGCTCCACCACCCAAGCGCCGTCGGGAGTGCTGCGCCGATAGCGAAACCGATCGTGTAGCCGACTGGTGCGGCCCTGCCAAAACTCCACTTCCTCAGGCACAATTCGAAACCCGCCCCAGAATGAAGGCAATGGAACTTCCCCTTCGCGATACTTCCGCTTCATTTCCTCCCACTTCATCTCCAGCATTTGACGCGAGGTGAGCACCTGACTCTGCGGAGATGCCCAGGCCGCGGTCTGACTGCCAAATGGCCGTTTCATGAAGTAGGCCAGGGACTCCGCGGTGGAGACCGGCGTCACGGTTCCACAGATGATCACCTGACGCTCCAGCGCAATCCAGGGAAACAGAGCTGAGACCCGAGGATTCTCCTTCAGCTCGGATGCTTTGCGGCTTTCCAAGTTGGTAAAAAACACGAACCCGCGCTGATCGAAGAACTTCAACAACACCGTTCGCAAGGAGGGCCGGGCTGCGACGGTGCAGGTAGCCAGCGACATGGCATTGGGTTCCAGGAGTTGATTATCGCAGGCATCCTGGTACCATTTCTCGAATTGGTGGAATGGATCATCGAGTAGGTCTCCCCGATCCATTCCTCGGTC belongs to Verrucomicrobiales bacterium and includes:
- the pdxH gene encoding pyridoxamine 5'-phosphate oxidase; protein product: MDLTHVRKDYADRGMDRGDLLDDPFHQFEKWYQDACDNQLLEPNAMSLATCTVAARPSLRTVLLKFFDQRGFVFFTNLESRKASELKENPRVSALFPWIALERQVIICGTVTPVSTAESLAYFMKRPFGSQTAAWASPQSQVLTSRQMLEMKWEEMKRKYREGEVPLPSFWGGFRIVPEEVEFWQGRTSRLHDRFRYRRSTPDGAWVVERLAP